In Candidatus Saccharibacteria bacterium oral taxon 488, a single window of DNA contains:
- the tgt gene encoding tRNA guanosine(34) transglycosylase Tgt has protein sequence MKPFSFEITSRLDKTLARTGIIHTPHGDITTPAFIVVGTKANVKAMVPEMVADVGAQAVLANAYHLYLQPGHELIEKAGYLGKFMHWDGPTFTDSGGFQVLSLGSGFKKVLAMSTDVDEEIAIAKKSSRHAWVDENGVMFKSHLDGSYHKFTPELSMQIQAGIGADITFTFDELTSLIDPYDYQVEALARTHAWAERSLAEVKRMREAHPDKPYQALFAVLQGANYEDLRKQTAEFLGAMDFDGYGIGGALEKETMAQIIQWVNQILPENKPRHLLGISEPDDIFAAIEQGIDTFDCVSPTRVARNGAAYTPCGRVNVRGQKYRELFEPIMEDCDCYTCRHYTAAYLCHLLHARESLAGTLLSIHNERFIVKLVDDIRASLEDGTFYEFREAFLATYYRR, from the coding sequence CTTCGCGGCTGGATAAGACATTGGCGCGCACCGGTATTATTCACACGCCGCACGGGGATATCACAACACCGGCGTTTATCGTGGTTGGAACTAAGGCTAACGTCAAGGCGATGGTGCCAGAAATGGTGGCGGATGTCGGCGCGCAGGCGGTGCTGGCGAACGCCTATCATCTATATTTGCAGCCGGGTCATGAACTGATTGAAAAGGCTGGCTATTTGGGCAAGTTTATGCACTGGGATGGGCCGACGTTCACTGATAGCGGCGGCTTTCAGGTGCTGAGTCTGGGCTCGGGTTTTAAGAAGGTGCTGGCAATGAGTACGGATGTTGATGAGGAAATTGCCATTGCTAAAAAATCGTCGCGCCACGCTTGGGTGGACGAAAACGGCGTGATGTTCAAGTCGCACCTTGACGGCTCGTACCACAAATTTACACCAGAATTATCTATGCAAATCCAAGCCGGGATCGGTGCGGATATTACTTTCACCTTTGATGAACTGACCTCGCTGATTGATCCGTATGACTATCAAGTGGAAGCTTTGGCGCGGACACACGCTTGGGCGGAGCGGAGTTTGGCGGAAGTTAAGCGTATGCGTGAAGCCCATCCCGACAAACCGTATCAAGCGTTATTTGCCGTGCTGCAGGGTGCGAATTACGAGGATCTGCGTAAGCAAACGGCTGAGTTTCTAGGCGCAATGGATTTTGACGGCTACGGCATCGGCGGCGCACTGGAAAAGGAAACCATGGCGCAGATAATTCAGTGGGTTAATCAAATCTTGCCCGAGAACAAGCCGCGGCATTTACTCGGCATCTCCGAGCCGGATGACATCTTTGCGGCGATTGAGCAGGGAATTGATACCTTTGACTGTGTCAGTCCGACGCGCGTGGCTAGAAACGGTGCGGCCTATACGCCGTGTGGTCGGGTCAATGTTCGCGGCCAGAAATACCGCGAACTGTTTGAACCAATTATGGAAGATTGCGATTGCTATACTTGCCGCCATTACACCGCCGCCTATCTCTGTCATTTACTCCATGCCCGCGAATCTCTGGCTGGCACATTGCTATCAATCCACAACGAGCGATTTATCGTTAAATTGGTTGATGACATCCGCGCCAGCCTGGAGGACGGGACATTTTATGAGTTTCGCGAGGCGTTTTTGGCGACATATTATCGCCGCTAA